In Bacillus sp. DX3.1, the following proteins share a genomic window:
- the pflB gene encoding formate C-acetyltransferase → MTQVIETVKKAWTNFKGEKWKAEIDVRDFILNNVNVYEGDEAFLTGATEATKQLWDQVMDLTEQERDNGGVLDMDTKIVSSITSHDPGYLNKDIETVVGFQTDKPFKRSLQPYGGIRMAEQACEAYGYEMDKELSRIFREWRKTHNQGVFDAYTPEMKLARKSGVITGLPDAYGRGRIIGDYRRVALYGVDRLIEAKKVDLNLTGGVMSEDTMRLREELSEQMRALQELKQMAASHGFDISKPATNAQEAFQWLYFAYLAAIKEQNGAAMSLGRTSTFLDIFIERDIENGTLTEEAAQEIVDHFIMKLRLVKFARTPDYNELFSGDPTWVTESIGGMALDGRPLVTKNSFRFLHTLDNLGPAPEPNLTVLWSKQLPQNFKNYCAKMSINTSAIQYENDDIMRPEYGDDYGIACCVSAMRIGKQMQFFGARANLAKALLYAINGGKDEKSKAQIGPEFAPITAEVLDYEEVMRKFDMTMEWLAGLYLNTLNVIHYMHDKYSYERIEMALHDTDVLRTMATGIAGLSVVADSLSAIKYAKVKPIRDENGIAVDFEIEGDFPKYGNNDDRVDEIAVSLVKTFMNKLRKHKTYRNSVHTMSILTITSNVVYGKKTGNTPDGRRTGEPFAPGANPMHGRDTKGALASLLSVAKLPYEDAQDGISNTFSIIPKALGKEEDVQVRNLVSMLDGYAVKEGHHLNINVFNRETLMDAMEHPEKYPQLTIRVSGYAVNFIKLTREQQIDVINRTMHESM, encoded by the coding sequence ATGACTCAAGTAATAGAAACTGTAAAAAAAGCATGGACAAACTTTAAAGGTGAAAAATGGAAAGCAGAGATTGATGTTCGCGATTTCATTTTAAATAATGTAAACGTTTACGAAGGTGATGAGGCCTTCTTAACTGGTGCAACAGAAGCAACGAAACAACTTTGGGATCAAGTAATGGATTTAACAGAACAAGAACGCGATAATGGTGGCGTTCTTGATATGGATACAAAAATTGTTTCTTCTATTACATCACATGACCCAGGATACTTAAATAAAGATATTGAAACAGTAGTTGGTTTCCAAACTGACAAACCATTCAAACGTTCTTTACAACCATACGGTGGTATTCGTATGGCAGAGCAAGCTTGTGAAGCTTACGGATATGAAATGGATAAAGAACTGAGCCGTATTTTCAGAGAATGGCGTAAAACGCATAACCAAGGTGTATTTGATGCATATACTCCGGAAATGAAATTGGCTCGTAAATCAGGTGTTATTACTGGTCTTCCAGATGCATATGGCCGTGGTCGTATTATCGGTGATTATCGCCGCGTTGCATTATACGGTGTAGATCGTTTAATCGAAGCAAAAAAAGTAGATTTGAATTTAACTGGCGGTGTAATGAGCGAGGATACAATGCGTCTACGTGAAGAGTTATCTGAGCAAATGCGCGCACTTCAAGAACTAAAACAAATGGCAGCTTCTCACGGTTTTGATATTTCTAAACCAGCAACAAATGCACAGGAAGCATTCCAATGGTTATACTTTGCATATCTTGCAGCAATTAAAGAACAAAATGGGGCAGCAATGAGCCTTGGTCGTACTTCTACATTCTTAGATATCTTCATTGAAAGAGATATCGAAAACGGTACTTTAACAGAAGAAGCGGCACAAGAAATTGTGGATCACTTCATTATGAAGTTACGTCTTGTAAAATTTGCAAGAACACCTGATTACAATGAATTATTCTCTGGTGACCCAACTTGGGTAACAGAATCTATCGGTGGTATGGCACTTGATGGTCGTCCATTAGTAACGAAAAACTCATTCCGTTTCTTGCACACATTAGATAATTTAGGTCCAGCACCAGAGCCAAACTTAACAGTTCTTTGGTCTAAACAATTACCACAGAATTTTAAAAACTACTGTGCGAAAATGTCTATTAATACATCTGCGATTCAATATGAAAATGATGACATTATGCGCCCAGAGTACGGCGATGACTATGGTATTGCTTGCTGCGTATCTGCAATGAGAATTGGTAAACAAATGCAATTCTTCGGAGCACGTGCAAACTTAGCAAAAGCGTTATTATACGCAATTAACGGCGGTAAAGATGAAAAATCAAAAGCGCAAATTGGACCTGAATTTGCACCAATTACTGCTGAAGTATTAGATTACGAGGAAGTTATGCGTAAATTCGATATGACAATGGAATGGTTAGCAGGTCTATACTTAAATACATTAAATGTAATTCATTACATGCATGATAAATATAGCTATGAACGTATTGAAATGGCACTTCATGATACTGATGTTCTTCGTACAATGGCAACAGGTATCGCTGGCTTATCTGTAGTAGCCGATTCTTTAAGTGCAATTAAATACGCAAAAGTAAAACCAATTCGTGATGAAAATGGCATTGCAGTTGATTTTGAAATCGAAGGTGATTTCCCTAAATACGGTAATAATGATGACCGTGTAGATGAAATTGCAGTAAGTCTTGTAAAAACATTTATGAACAAGCTTCGCAAACATAAAACATACCGTAATTCTGTTCATACAATGTCAATCTTAACGATCACATCTAACGTAGTGTATGGTAAGAAAACAGGTAACACACCAGATGGTCGTCGTACTGGTGAGCCATTTGCACCAGGGGCAAACCCAATGCATGGTCGTGATACAAAAGGTGCATTAGCATCACTATTATCTGTTGCGAAATTACCATATGAAGATGCGCAAGATGGTATCTCTAACACATTCTCTATCATTCCAAAAGCACTTGGTAAAGAAGAAGATGTACAAGTACGAAACTTAGTATCTATGCTAGATGGATATGCAGTTAAAGAAGGACATCACTTAAATATTAACGTATTTAATCGTGAAACATTAATGGATGCAATGGAACATCCTGAGAAATATCCACAATTAACAATTCGTGTATCTGGTTACGCTGTTAACTTCATTAAGTTAACTCGTGAACAACAAATTGATGTAATTAACCGTACAATGCATGAAAGCATGTAA
- the pflA gene encoding pyruvate formate-lyase-activating protein, translated as MVKGRIHSVESCGTVDGPGIRYVIFTQGCLLRCQYCHNADTWEIGKGKEITVEEVMQDITCYLPFIEASDGGITVSGGEPLLQLEFLTELFKKCKEVGIHTTIDSSGGCYSEEPEFQRKLDILMDYTDLVLLDLKHIDSKKHRKLTGKPNEHILQFARYLSEKQKPIWVRHVLVPGVTDSEDDLQRLSSFIQSLSNVKKVEVLPYHKLGVYKWEALGHKYPLEGVQPPTEKSVQNAKHILQAV; from the coding sequence ATGGTAAAAGGAAGAATTCATTCTGTAGAGTCTTGTGGTACTGTCGATGGCCCAGGAATTCGTTATGTAATATTTACACAAGGGTGTTTATTACGCTGTCAATATTGTCATAATGCTGATACGTGGGAAATTGGTAAAGGAAAAGAAATAACAGTTGAAGAAGTGATGCAGGATATTACATGTTACCTTCCCTTTATTGAAGCTTCTGATGGGGGCATTACGGTCAGTGGTGGGGAACCATTACTGCAGTTAGAATTTTTGACTGAGCTGTTTAAAAAATGTAAAGAAGTCGGTATTCATACGACAATCGATTCTTCAGGAGGATGCTATTCTGAAGAGCCAGAGTTCCAAAGAAAATTAGATATTTTAATGGACTATACAGATTTAGTTTTATTAGATTTAAAACATATCGATTCCAAGAAACATCGTAAATTAACAGGTAAGCCGAATGAACATATTCTACAATTTGCTCGTTATTTATCTGAGAAACAGAAGCCGATATGGGTGCGACATGTATTAGTTCCTGGTGTTACAGATAGTGAAGATGACTTACAAAGATTATCTAGCTTCATCCAAAGTCTTTCTAACGTAAAGAAAGTCGAAGTCTTACCATATCATAAGCTTGGTGTATATAAATGGGAAGCTCTTGGACATAAATATCCTCTTGAAGGAGTACAGCCTCCAACAGAAAAAAGTGTTCAAAATGCAAAGCATATTTTACAAGCAGTCTAA
- a CDS encoding diglucosyl diacylglycerol synthase, which produces MIKNPKVLILTAHYGNGHVQVAKTLAQTFRQKGIEDVIVCDLFGESHPVITDITKYLYLKSYTIGKELYRLFYYGVEKIYDKKIASWYANFGRKRLKALLHAEKPDIVINTFPIIAVPELKKQTGFSIPVYNVLTDFCLHKIWIHREVDRYFVATDYVKKVMVEIGVPSEQIVETGIPIRKNFESIINPEILYNKYHLSREKKILLIVAGAHGVLGNVKELCQSFMSVPNLQTAVVCGKNETLKQELLELQEQNPEALKVFGYVENIDELFRITSCMITKPGGITLSEAAALQVPVILYKPVPGQENENAIYFEKKGAAVVIREDDDVFAKTKALLQDDMRLLQMKEAIKSIYRPEPACHIVDAILEENHVQVNHMPIKSQALAQSFT; this is translated from the coding sequence TTGATAAAAAACCCCAAGGTATTAATATTAACTGCACATTACGGCAATGGTCATGTGCAAGTAGCCAAAACATTAGCACAAACATTTCGACAAAAAGGAATTGAAGATGTGATCGTATGTGACCTGTTTGGAGAGTCACATCCTGTCATAACGGATATTACAAAATATTTATATTTAAAAAGTTATACAATAGGTAAAGAACTGTATCGCTTATTTTATTACGGTGTAGAAAAGATTTATGATAAGAAAATTGCATCGTGGTATGCGAATTTTGGGAGAAAACGTTTAAAAGCACTATTACATGCGGAAAAACCAGATATTGTTATTAATACATTTCCAATTATTGCAGTACCAGAATTGAAAAAACAAACAGGTTTTTCAATTCCTGTTTATAATGTGTTAACAGATTTCTGTTTGCATAAAATATGGATTCATCGTGAAGTAGATCGTTACTTTGTCGCAACAGATTATGTGAAAAAAGTTATGGTTGAAATTGGTGTGCCTTCAGAGCAAATTGTAGAAACAGGGATTCCAATTCGTAAAAACTTTGAATCAATCATTAATCCAGAAATCCTGTATAATAAATATCATTTATCGCGTGAGAAAAAGATTTTACTTATTGTAGCAGGTGCCCATGGCGTATTAGGAAATGTGAAGGAATTATGTCAATCCTTTATGTCGGTTCCTAATCTTCAAACAGCTGTTGTCTGTGGGAAAAATGAAACTTTAAAACAAGAGTTGTTAGAACTACAGGAACAGAATCCTGAGGCATTAAAAGTATTTGGTTATGTAGAGAACATCGATGAGTTATTTCGTATTACCTCTTGTATGATTACGAAGCCAGGTGGCATTACATTAAGCGAAGCTGCAGCTTTACAGGTACCTGTCATTTTATATAAACCAGTACCAGGACAAGAAAATGAAAATGCGATATATTTTGAAAAAAAAGGAGCTGCGGTTGTTATTCGCGAAGATGATGATGTTTTTGCGAAAACAAAAGCATTATTACAAGATGATATGAGGCTCTTACAAATGAAAGAAGCAATAAAAAGCATTTATCGTCCAGAGCCAGCTTGCCATATCGTGGATGCGATTTTGGAAGAAAATCATGTACAGGTTAATCATATGCCAATTAAATCACAGGCTCTTGCACAATCTTTTACGTAA
- the nagE gene encoding N-acetylglucosamine-specific PTS transporter subunit IIBC, producing the protein MLQFLQRIGKALMLPIAVLPAAGLLLRLGQPDVFDIPVMAQAGAAIFDNLALIFAIGIAIGLSVDGSGAAGLAGAIGYLVMKNSINALSTGYSTVELQDKLGKVQDLIGTSANLDPSKLADTMTQVSKAAELSTKVDMKVLGGIIVGIIAGLLYNKFHKIKLPEWLGFFAGKRFVPIITSVVMLLLGIVFAQIWPTIQNGIDALAHGIVNLDAVGAGLFGFLNRLLIPIGLHHVMNTYFWFVFGDFTNAAGNVVNGDIARFLAGDKSAGMFMTGFFPVMMFGLPAACFAMIAAAKPEKRKAVTGMLAGLALTSFLTGITEPIEFSFMFLSPFLYGVHAVLTGISLFVTTTLGIHDGFTFSAGAIDYGLNFGIATKPLLLAGIGLIYAAIYFFVFYFLIKKFNLKTPGREDDDELVEDGDAPVAGSIGETYVAALGGKENLAVIDNCATRLRLQVKDATLVNEPALKRAGAKGVMKLSNTSVQVIVGTNVESVADDMKKHV; encoded by the coding sequence ATGTTGCAGTTTTTACAACGTATTGGTAAAGCGTTAATGCTTCCAATCGCAGTATTACCAGCAGCAGGGTTATTACTTCGTTTAGGTCAACCTGATGTGTTTGATATTCCTGTTATGGCACAAGCCGGCGCAGCAATTTTTGATAACTTAGCACTTATTTTTGCAATTGGTATTGCGATTGGTTTATCTGTTGATGGTAGCGGTGCAGCAGGTCTTGCGGGGGCGATTGGTTACCTTGTAATGAAAAATAGTATTAATGCACTTAGTACAGGATATTCAACTGTAGAATTACAAGATAAATTAGGGAAAGTTCAAGATTTGATTGGCACAAGTGCTAATTTGGATCCGTCTAAACTCGCAGACACAATGACACAAGTATCAAAAGCGGCCGAGTTATCGACGAAAGTTGATATGAAAGTATTAGGCGGTATTATTGTAGGTATTATTGCAGGATTACTATATAATAAGTTTCATAAAATTAAGCTTCCAGAATGGTTAGGATTCTTTGCTGGAAAACGTTTCGTTCCAATTATTACATCTGTTGTGATGTTATTATTAGGAATTGTATTTGCACAAATTTGGCCAACAATTCAAAATGGTATTGATGCATTGGCCCATGGTATTGTTAATCTAGATGCAGTAGGTGCAGGTCTTTTTGGATTCTTAAACCGTTTATTAATTCCAATCGGTTTACACCATGTAATGAACACATATTTCTGGTTCGTATTTGGTGACTTTACAAATGCAGCAGGAAATGTTGTCAATGGTGATATTGCACGTTTCCTTGCGGGTGATAAATCAGCGGGTATGTTCATGACTGGCTTCTTCCCAGTAATGATGTTTGGTCTACCAGCAGCATGTTTCGCAATGATTGCAGCTGCTAAGCCAGAAAAACGTAAAGCTGTTACAGGTATGTTAGCAGGTCTTGCATTGACTTCTTTTTTAACAGGTATTACAGAACCAATTGAATTCTCATTTATGTTCTTATCACCGTTTTTATATGGTGTCCATGCTGTATTAACAGGTATTTCTTTATTTGTAACAACAACACTGGGCATTCATGACGGTTTCACATTTAGTGCAGGTGCGATTGATTACGGATTAAACTTTGGTATCGCAACAAAACCATTATTATTAGCGGGTATCGGCTTAATTTACGCAGCCATTTACTTCTTTGTATTCTATTTCTTAATTAAGAAATTCAACTTAAAAACACCAGGTCGTGAAGATGATGATGAGCTAGTAGAAGACGGAGATGCACCAGTTGCAGGATCTATTGGTGAAACTTACGTAGCGGCATTAGGCGGAAAAGAAAACTTAGCAGTTATCGATAACTGTGCAACTCGTTTACGTCTACAAGTAAAAGATGCAACCTTAGTAAATGAACCAGCATTAAAACGTGCAGGTGCAAAAGGTGTTATGAAATTAAGTAATACAAGTGTACAGGTAATCGTTGGTACAAACGTTGAATCTGTAGCTGATGATATGAAAAAACACGTATAA
- the glsA gene encoding glutaminase A encodes MQCVETNNLQQLLNKVKPYTQKGKLATYIPELGNANPDDLGIAIYHKDKDYVHAGSSQTPFTLQSISKVITLALALLDRGEEYLFSKVGMEPTGDPFNSIIKLETTSSSKPLNPMINAGALAVTSMITGDSNEEKMERILRFVRDITDNPSINYSSKVAISELETAFLNRSLCYYMKQNGIIDGDIEELMDLYTRQCAIEVNCIDLARIGLIFAMDGYDPYQKKQIIPEHITKICKTFMVTCGMYNESGEFAIRVGIPAKSGVSGGIFGCVKGEIGIGIFGPALDANGNSIAGFKLLELLSAQEGWSIF; translated from the coding sequence ATGCAGTGCGTCGAGACAAACAACTTACAACAGTTGTTAAACAAAGTAAAACCATACACACAAAAAGGTAAACTTGCTACTTATATCCCCGAACTAGGAAATGCAAATCCAGACGATTTAGGGATTGCTATTTATCATAAAGATAAGGATTATGTCCATGCTGGCAGCTCACAAACACCCTTTACTCTTCAAAGCATTTCAAAAGTAATTACACTTGCTCTTGCCCTTCTAGACCGTGGTGAAGAATATTTATTTTCTAAAGTCGGAATGGAGCCAACTGGTGATCCATTCAACTCTATTATTAAATTAGAAACAACAAGCTCTTCTAAACCACTTAATCCGATGATTAACGCAGGTGCATTAGCAGTTACAAGTATGATTACAGGAGATAGTAATGAAGAAAAGATGGAACGCATTCTCCGCTTTGTACGTGATATTACAGACAACCCTTCAATTAATTACTCTTCAAAAGTTGCCATTTCTGAACTAGAAACTGCTTTCTTAAACCGTTCTCTTTGTTACTATATGAAGCAAAATGGCATTATCGATGGAGATATCGAAGAACTAATGGACTTATACACACGTCAATGTGCAATTGAAGTAAATTGTATTGACTTAGCACGCATCGGTTTAATTTTTGCAATGGACGGTTACGACCCGTATCAGAAAAAACAAATTATCCCAGAACACATCACAAAAATTTGTAAAACATTTATGGTAACATGCGGCATGTACAACGAATCTGGTGAGTTTGCAATTCGCGTTGGAATTCCTGCAAAAAGTGGTGTATCTGGTGGGATTTTTGGCTGTGTAAAAGGTGAAATAGGTATCGGTATTTTCGGACCAGCTTTAGACGCAAACGGAAATAGTATCGCTGGCTTTAAACTATTAGAACTACTTTCTGCGCAAGAAGGATGGAGTATTTTTTAG
- a CDS encoding serine hydrolase domain-containing protein produces the protein MKSQKPIIYIKRTVIFSVLFALVYFGYTKIISHNKKENELKVATEIKKETVQKQPEKPAEQSQQAHEAEQPVEEGPPQEINENAQLDEYLKSKNFSGTAVVVKNGKVLLNKGYGLANREKNVPNNSDTTFYIGSITKAFVATAIMQLKDQNKLQTEDTVAKYIPDFPQGGEIKLAHLLTHTSGIPEYEAGADQISHDELLKRIGQQKRLFNPGAKWKYSDSNYSVLAYIAEKVSGQPLEEYIKQHIFNVIGMKHSGFGTELEQTKYPSTGYKIKNNNMTTPAIPSMSQLYGCGDIYTTANDLYLFNEALFSGKLISKESYNQMFTGGKKDYGFGWYVNPGSYTNHGVMPGWNCLNGFSKNGSVHVVLLSNIQNNIKSFGSVNNDIYMMLQQIEV, from the coding sequence ATGAAGTCTCAAAAACCGATTATATACATAAAAAGAACAGTCATTTTTAGTGTGTTGTTCGCACTTGTATATTTCGGATATACAAAAATTATTTCGCATAATAAAAAAGAGAATGAGTTAAAAGTAGCAACAGAGATAAAAAAAGAAACGGTACAAAAGCAACCGGAAAAACCTGCAGAGCAATCACAACAAGCTCACGAGGCAGAACAGCCTGTTGAAGAAGGACCGCCACAAGAAATTAACGAAAATGCACAATTAGATGAGTATTTAAAGAGCAAAAATTTTAGTGGAACAGCAGTTGTTGTGAAAAACGGAAAAGTACTTCTGAATAAAGGATATGGACTTGCAAATAGAGAGAAAAATGTACCAAATAATTCAGATACAACATTCTACATTGGTTCAATTACAAAAGCCTTTGTAGCAACAGCTATTATGCAGTTAAAAGATCAAAATAAACTTCAAACAGAGGATACGGTAGCGAAATATATTCCTGATTTTCCACAAGGTGGTGAAATCAAATTAGCTCATCTTTTGACACATACGTCTGGTATTCCGGAATATGAGGCAGGAGCAGACCAAATTTCTCATGATGAGTTATTGAAGCGGATTGGACAACAAAAACGTTTATTTAATCCAGGGGCAAAATGGAAGTATTCTGATTCCAATTACTCAGTACTTGCGTATATTGCGGAGAAGGTTAGTGGACAACCGTTAGAAGAATATATTAAACAGCATATTTTTAATGTCATAGGCATGAAGCATTCAGGTTTTGGTACGGAATTAGAGCAAACAAAGTATCCTTCTACTGGTTATAAAATAAAAAATAATAATATGACAACACCCGCTATTCCAAGTATGTCACAATTGTACGGATGCGGTGATATATATACAACTGCAAACGACTTATACTTATTTAATGAAGCGTTATTTTCAGGAAAATTAATTTCAAAAGAAAGTTATAATCAAATGTTTACAGGGGGTAAAAAAGACTACGGATTCGGGTGGTATGTGAATCCGGGAAGTTACACTAATCATGGTGTAATGCCGGGATGGAACTGTTTAAACGGTTTTAGCAAAAACGGAAGTGTACATGTTGTTTTATTATCTAATATTCAAAATAACATTAAATCATTTGGTTCAGTGAATAATGACATTTATATGATGTTGCAGCAGATTGAAGTGTAG
- a CDS encoding N-acetylmuramoyl-L-alanine amidase, which yields MKYVITPRYLPVPSKRRSGLQMEKVAFVVAHDTGNPNATAAQNVLYYERSCNEMSASAHLFVDDRDIIECIPALTAKPEKAWHVRYDVPGDNNRFGQNANDAAIGVELCYGTSGKIDNEEAYTRYVSVIAYICNRFSLHPSVSLISHKELDPSRREDPHTAFAYMGKSWGEFVQDVMREFEGTSPAVTVRTGIVEIVADSLNVRKEASFTARIVKVVHKGERYQVFGEENGLYCVGTNEWISTNSQYVKFLSGSQQVANERVRVVEIVADSLYVRSAPSFNARIVKVVHKGESYKVYGEENGLYCVGTDEWISANSKYVK from the coding sequence ATGAAGTATGTCATCACACCGCGATATTTACCTGTCCCAAGTAAAAGGCGTTCTGGATTACAAATGGAGAAAGTTGCTTTTGTGGTCGCGCATGATACAGGAAATCCGAATGCAACAGCTGCTCAAAATGTATTGTATTATGAAAGATCCTGTAATGAGATGAGTGCATCTGCACATCTATTTGTTGATGATCGGGACATTATTGAATGTATACCAGCGTTAACAGCTAAGCCTGAAAAGGCATGGCATGTTAGATACGATGTCCCAGGTGATAATAACCGCTTTGGGCAGAATGCAAATGATGCAGCAATCGGAGTGGAGCTTTGCTATGGCACAAGTGGGAAGATTGATAATGAAGAAGCATACACGCGATATGTATCGGTAATTGCGTATATTTGTAATAGATTTTCTTTGCATCCTTCCGTCAGTTTAATTAGTCATAAAGAGCTAGACCCTTCGCGGAGAGAGGATCCACATACAGCTTTTGCCTACATGGGAAAGTCATGGGGAGAATTTGTGCAAGATGTAATGCGAGAATTTGAAGGAACATCCCCAGCAGTAACAGTACGTACAGGCATAGTTGAAATTGTAGCAGACTCTTTAAATGTTAGAAAAGAAGCAAGCTTCACCGCGCGAATTGTAAAAGTTGTGCATAAAGGAGAACGCTATCAAGTATTCGGGGAAGAAAACGGCTTATATTGTGTTGGAACGAATGAATGGATTAGCACAAATTCACAATATGTGAAATTCCTTTCAGGTTCACAGCAAGTAGCCAATGAGCGTGTTAGAGTAGTCGAGATTGTAGCAGATTCATTATATGTAAGAAGCGCCCCTAGTTTTAACGCGCGAATTGTAAAGGTTGTGCACAAAGGAGAAAGCTACAAGGTGTATGGGGAAGAAAACGGTTTGTATTGCGTAGGAACAGATGAATGGATTAGTGCAAATTCAAAATATGTAAAGTGA
- a CDS encoding DsbA family protein: MTLKIKVYSDYVCPFCFLGEQPLQEAIQGKDVEVEWMPFELRPYPAERIDPWNEPDKLGMFQSTIIPWAEQMGVDMKLPRLSPHPYTHTAFEGYQFAKEHGKGNEYQHCVFTAFFQEERNIGEIDVLVEIAGEVGLNQDKFKKALEDRTYKAAHEKAVHHAYYEQGVQAVPTFIIGDSVVQGVKDKKALEAVIEQELKKETATISEGMTCNIDGCE; encoded by the coding sequence ATGACATTAAAAATAAAAGTTTATTCGGATTATGTTTGTCCGTTTTGTTTTTTAGGAGAACAACCACTGCAAGAAGCAATTCAAGGAAAAGATGTAGAAGTAGAATGGATGCCGTTTGAATTAAGACCATATCCAGCGGAGCGAATTGATCCATGGAATGAGCCAGATAAATTAGGAATGTTCCAAAGTACAATTATACCGTGGGCAGAGCAAATGGGAGTTGATATGAAACTGCCTCGACTTTCACCGCATCCTTATACACATACTGCATTTGAAGGATATCAATTTGCGAAAGAACATGGAAAAGGAAATGAATATCAGCACTGTGTATTTACGGCATTTTTCCAAGAAGAACGAAATATTGGTGAAATTGATGTGCTAGTAGAAATTGCTGGAGAAGTCGGATTAAATCAAGATAAATTTAAAAAAGCATTAGAAGATCGTACCTATAAAGCTGCTCATGAAAAAGCTGTACATCATGCGTACTATGAACAGGGTGTACAAGCTGTACCGACATTTATTATTGGCGATAGCGTTGTACAAGGTGTCAAAGATAAAAAAGCGTTAGAAGCAGTGATTGAACAAGAATTGAAAAAAGAAACGGCAACTATTTCAGAAGGAATGACATGCAACATAGATGGTTGTGAGTGA